From the genome of Deinococcus sp. JMULE3, one region includes:
- a CDS encoding DEAD/DEAH box helicase: protein MLPARSPFARLEGFLRDTLGSGATRLHEEWPQDARTVAASGLGWSDAVTRGFGFPEVFAHQARTYELMRDGRHVIITTPTASGKTGAFFPGVFDRLERDPHATALFVYPLVALGQDQRDKLLAFRERGGFPWEVAAFQGSAQGSAVFRPGVRMVTATPDKLHWSLTQPGVREFLRNLSFLVLDEAHTYRGGFGSEVAGMLRRLLALARALGADPQVILSTATIGNPAEFARELTGVDAVEVSESGAARHGKRFVLADHRGQPRRFWNAVMDASERYDLKVLAFFRGRSRAARLYSTYRGQPQYARRAHLYMAGTSDREGRLSEFRRARSGVMFATNALEAGVDIGDLEVVIIDGYPGSRMAFRQMAGRAGRIAPGLVLYLPALNEQGVPQPADAFYSNAGNFLELLTGPIEKAVVEAHNPYLSPRHAARANDEFTAAGLPAPHEAQPSPRYWNLRGEGSLKFAVVEATEWERHGARALDAPLESPSQHYALTEKHEGAVFTLDGQGYKVLRWEEHPAGTAILVEKHDAANLFTRGLYAIEVTPARMGEWERRGPLAFRHGEVVIRRRYTGYQMLRQVFERVCVGCDREPGETERSCARCGGRIQDRMQDHKLSEHLYEQPTELPPFRTSALEVGVDPRATERPTAVAHTLKHLLQKVTPERVACDENDLAGAFREGRDTYFFLYDDWLGGLGVARRAFEHMDDLLQRALDLTSKACCQQAQGCFECIAVSRCFSPTLPSGERRPTDKLATRAFLQGIPGLTVRPAEVPVPDADDLPPTLPDSAPLPDVPALPPSWPTQARELLDLHGLSLPEVSARLGIPSRELQRAVSTTQPLRLRHPKFGEGVFMQGFHQGERREVLLYFPGVGQKRLLLKFAGLTVIEAAPTPVS from the coding sequence ATGCTGCCCGCCCGCTCGCCCTTCGCCCGTCTGGAGGGGTTCCTGCGGGACACGCTGGGGAGCGGGGCGACGCGCCTGCACGAGGAGTGGCCGCAGGACGCGCGGACGGTGGCGGCGTCGGGGCTGGGCTGGAGCGACGCGGTCACGCGGGGCTTCGGCTTTCCGGAGGTGTTCGCGCATCAGGCGCGCACGTACGAGCTGATGCGGGACGGGCGGCACGTGATCATCACGACGCCCACCGCGAGCGGCAAGACCGGCGCGTTCTTCCCCGGCGTGTTCGACCGGCTGGAACGCGACCCGCACGCGACGGCGCTGTTCGTGTACCCGCTCGTGGCGCTGGGGCAGGATCAGCGGGACAAGCTGCTGGCTTTCCGGGAGCGCGGGGGCTTCCCGTGGGAGGTGGCGGCGTTCCAGGGCAGCGCGCAGGGTTCGGCGGTGTTCCGGCCCGGCGTGCGGATGGTGACGGCCACGCCGGACAAGCTGCACTGGTCGCTGACGCAGCCGGGCGTGCGGGAGTTCCTGCGGAACCTCTCGTTCCTGGTGCTGGACGAGGCGCACACGTACCGGGGCGGGTTCGGCAGCGAGGTGGCGGGCATGCTGCGCCGCCTGCTGGCGCTGGCGCGGGCGCTGGGCGCGGACCCGCAGGTGATCCTGAGCACCGCGACCATCGGGAACCCGGCGGAGTTCGCGCGGGAACTGACGGGCGTGGACGCCGTGGAGGTCAGCGAGTCGGGTGCGGCGCGGCACGGCAAGCGGTTCGTGCTGGCGGACCACAGGGGGCAGCCGAGGCGCTTCTGGAACGCGGTGATGGACGCCAGCGAGCGGTACGACCTGAAGGTCCTGGCGTTCTTCCGGGGGCGGTCGCGGGCGGCGCGGCTGTACTCCACGTACCGGGGGCAGCCGCAGTACGCGCGCCGGGCGCACCTGTACATGGCGGGCACCAGTGACCGCGAGGGGCGCCTGTCCGAGTTCCGCCGGGCCCGGAGCGGGGTGATGTTCGCCACGAACGCCCTGGAGGCCGGGGTGGACATCGGGGATCTGGAGGTCGTGATCATCGACGGGTACCCGGGAAGCCGCATGGCGTTCCGGCAGATGGCGGGCCGGGCGGGGCGGATCGCGCCAGGGCTGGTGCTGTACCTCCCGGCGCTGAACGAGCAGGGTGTGCCGCAACCGGCAGACGCGTTCTACAGCAACGCGGGGAACTTCCTGGAGTTGCTGACCGGCCCGATCGAGAAGGCGGTCGTGGAGGCGCACAACCCGTACCTGTCGCCCCGGCACGCGGCCCGCGCGAACGACGAGTTCACGGCCGCCGGACTGCCCGCCCCGCACGAGGCGCAACCCAGCCCGCGCTACTGGAACCTGCGCGGCGAGGGCAGCCTGAAGTTCGCGGTGGTCGAGGCCACAGAGTGGGAACGGCACGGCGCGCGGGCGCTGGACGCGCCGCTGGAGAGTCCCAGCCAGCACTACGCCCTGACCGAGAAGCACGAGGGCGCGGTGTTCACGCTGGACGGGCAGGGCTACAAGGTGCTGCGCTGGGAGGAACACCCGGCGGGCACCGCGATCCTGGTCGAGAAGCACGACGCCGCGAACCTCTTCACGCGCGGCCTGTACGCCATCGAGGTCACCCCGGCCCGCATGGGCGAGTGGGAGCGGCGCGGCCCGCTGGCCTTCCGGCACGGCGAGGTCGTCATCCGCAGGCGGTACACCGGCTACCAGATGCTCCGGCAGGTGTTCGAGCGGGTGTGCGTCGGCTGCGACCGCGAGCCGGGCGAGACCGAGCGCAGCTGCGCCCGCTGCGGGGGCCGCATCCAGGACCGCATGCAGGACCACAAGCTCTCCGAGCACCTGTACGAGCAGCCCACCGAACTGCCGCCCTTCCGCACGAGCGCGCTGGAGGTCGGCGTGGACCCGCGCGCCACCGAGCGGCCCACCGCCGTGGCGCACACCCTCAAGCACCTGCTGCAGAAGGTCACGCCCGAACGCGTGGCGTGCGACGAGAACGACCTGGCGGGCGCGTTCCGCGAGGGGCGCGACACTTACTTCTTCCTGTACGACGACTGGCTGGGCGGCCTGGGCGTCGCCCGGCGGGCGTTCGAGCACATGGACGACCTGCTCCAGCGGGCACTGGACCTGACGAGCAAGGCGTGCTGTCAGCAGGCGCAGGGGTGCTTCGAGTGCATCGCGGTCAGCCGGTGCTTCTCGCCCACGCTGCCCAGCGGCGAGCGGCGCCCCACCGACAAGCTCGCCACCCGCGCGTTCCTGCAGGGCATTCCCGGCCTGACCGTCCGCCCCGCCGAGGTGCCCGTGCCCGACGCGGACGACCTCCCGCCCACCCTGCCGGACAGCGCGCCGCTGCCGGACGTTCCGGCGCTGCCGCCCAGCTGGCCCACGCAGGCGCGGGAACTGCTGGACCTGCACGGCCTGTCCCTGCCGGAGGTCAGCGCCCGCCTGGGCATCCCCAGCCGCGAACTGCAGCGCGCCGTGAGCACCACCCAGCCGCTGCGGCTGCGGCACCCGAAGTTCGGCGAGGGCGTGTTCATGCAGGGCTTCCATCAGGGCGAGCGGCGCGAGGTGCTGCTGTACTTCCCCGGCGTGGGCCAGAAGCGGCTGCTGCTGAAGTTCGCGGGCCTGACCGTCATCGAGGCGGCGCCCACACCCGTATCTTGA
- a CDS encoding DUF4384 domain-containing protein, which yields MKKPALLLALTASILGAATPALAAPKLSAQSIIVNPVPTDLSVKVWVDRDTSGDRTPVYRVGDRISISTTVNEDAYVYLFNINPDGTTDQILPNRLSSSAYVRAGQTRTFPAQGDNFVFNISGPRGINKVLVIASRTPLDLDQLSSYRQGETFATVQPRTQAGFAQALSIVVNPVEQPVPQQNWTSDTVRYSVGR from the coding sequence ATGAAGAAGCCCGCCCTGCTGCTCGCCCTGACCGCTTCCATCCTCGGTGCCGCCACCCCCGCCCTCGCCGCGCCCAAGCTGAGCGCGCAGAGCATCATCGTGAACCCCGTCCCCACCGACCTGAGCGTGAAGGTCTGGGTGGACCGCGACACCAGCGGCGACCGCACCCCCGTGTACCGCGTCGGCGACCGCATCAGCATCAGCACCACCGTGAACGAGGACGCGTACGTGTACCTGTTCAACATCAACCCCGACGGCACCACCGACCAGATCCTCCCCAACCGCCTGAGCAGCAGCGCCTACGTCCGCGCCGGGCAGACCCGCACCTTCCCCGCCCAGGGCGACAACTTCGTGTTCAACATCAGCGGCCCGCGCGGCATCAACAAGGTCCTCGTGATCGCCAGCCGCACCCCGCTCGACCTCGACCAGCTCAGCAGCTACCGCCAGGGCGAGACCTTCGCCACCGTGCAGCCCAGGACCCAGGCGGGCTTCGCGCAGGCGCTGAGCATCGTCGTGAACCCCGTCGAGCAGCCCGTTCCGCAGCAGAACTGGACCAGCGACACCGTCCGCTACAGCGTCGGCCGCTAA
- a CDS encoding DUF4357 domain-containing protein, producing the protein MPSRTDAVQEAVTHIQAWLAHAPPPGEAIVRQAIVLRLLHAAGFDIWNPAEVVPEETNGTGHRADFLIRAGSGTFALELKGMAVTLGPRDYQQVVTYAASEKTPWAVLTNGRVWAVLDRLHQPGGTFEEHEVLRLELGREPQPFADDFALLFDPAVWRADGARAAVARVQAQQQRRLDEARILREKTPVVADVQRQFGIASFALAAQAAAEMNRVTQQERDVLLGAQTPANSAEPAGGVRFSFRALGCAAQALYLPGGTWRLLAGSQCAARRRDEPGWQKFMARRDAWVADGTLRPLDDARLELTRDLDMKSASEAAAMVCVRPVNGWDAWKDAQGRPAQHWR; encoded by the coding sequence ATGCCCAGCCGTACCGACGCCGTTCAGGAGGCCGTCACGCACATCCAGGCGTGGCTGGCCCACGCTCCCCCGCCCGGCGAGGCGATCGTGCGTCAGGCGATCGTGCTGCGGCTGCTGCACGCGGCGGGGTTCGACATCTGGAATCCGGCGGAGGTCGTGCCGGAGGAGACGAACGGCACCGGGCACCGCGCGGACTTCCTGATCCGGGCGGGCAGCGGCACGTTCGCGCTGGAACTCAAGGGCATGGCCGTCACGCTGGGCCCGCGGGACTACCAGCAGGTCGTCACGTACGCCGCCAGCGAGAAGACCCCCTGGGCGGTCCTCACGAACGGGCGGGTGTGGGCCGTGCTGGACCGCCTGCACCAGCCGGGCGGGACCTTCGAGGAACACGAGGTGCTGCGTCTGGAACTGGGCCGCGAGCCGCAACCGTTCGCGGATGATTTCGCGCTGCTGTTCGACCCGGCCGTGTGGCGCGCCGATGGAGCGCGGGCGGCGGTGGCGCGCGTGCAGGCGCAGCAGCAGCGCCGCCTGGACGAGGCGCGCATCCTGCGGGAGAAGACCCCGGTCGTGGCGGACGTGCAGCGGCAGTTCGGGATCGCGTCCTTCGCGCTGGCGGCGCAGGCGGCCGCCGAGATGAACCGCGTCACGCAGCAGGAACGGGACGTGCTGCTGGGCGCACAGACACCTGCGAACAGCGCAGAGCCAGCCGGGGGTGTGCGCTTCTCGTTCCGCGCGCTGGGCTGCGCGGCGCAGGCCCTCTACCTGCCGGGCGGGACGTGGCGGCTGCTGGCGGGCAGTCAGTGTGCGGCGCGCCGCCGGGACGAACCGGGCTGGCAGAAGTTCATGGCGCGGCGGGACGCCTGGGTGGCCGACGGCACGCTGCGCCCCCTGGACGACGCCCGGCTGGAACTCACCCGCGACCTGGACATGAAATCCGCGTCAGAGGCCGCCGCGATGGTCTGCGTGCGGCCCGTGAACGGCTGGGACGCCTGGAAGGACGCGCAGGGCCGCCCGGCGCAGCACTGGCGCTGA
- a CDS encoding SDR family oxidoreductase, whose protein sequence is MTQPVPSHPTARPVVLLTGASSGIGRATATELAGLGYALVIAARRADDLHALARQLDPSGARVLAVPTDVTDDASRRALIAAAHAHYGHIDVLINNAGVTIEKGWWWDDTDPLRVLRVNLEAPIELTRLVLPEFQARGSGHILNIGSVAGRAATNGMYSASKFGIRGFSLALRRELLGTGVHVSLVAPGFVRSEMTASARLPMPGPEVVARAVARVLLQPRAETIVPRLYRPLVWLEGLFPALGDAVVQKLIYRRYDHSSDTKR, encoded by the coding sequence ATGACCCAGCCTGTCCCCAGCCACCCCACCGCGCGGCCCGTCGTGCTCCTGACCGGGGCGTCCAGCGGGATCGGCCGGGCCACCGCCACGGAACTCGCGGGCCTGGGCTACGCGCTGGTGATCGCCGCCCGCCGCGCCGACGACCTGCACGCCCTGGCGCGGCAGCTGGACCCCAGCGGCGCCCGCGTGCTGGCCGTCCCCACGGACGTCACGGACGACGCCTCGCGCCGCGCACTCATCGCGGCGGCCCACGCGCACTACGGGCACATCGACGTCCTGATCAACAACGCGGGCGTGACCATCGAGAAAGGCTGGTGGTGGGACGACACCGACCCCCTGCGCGTCCTGCGCGTGAACCTGGAGGCCCCCATCGAACTCACGCGGCTGGTCCTGCCGGAATTCCAGGCGCGCGGCAGCGGCCACATCCTGAACATCGGCTCGGTCGCCGGGCGGGCCGCGACGAACGGCATGTACTCCGCCAGCAAGTTCGGCATCCGTGGCTTCAGCCTCGCGCTGCGGCGCGAACTGCTCGGGACCGGCGTGCACGTCAGCCTGGTCGCCCCCGGCTTCGTCAGGAGCGAGATGACCGCCAGCGCCCGCCTCCCCATGCCCGGCCCCGAGGTCGTCGCCCGCGCCGTGGCCCGCGTCCTGCTGCAACCCAGGGCCGAGACCATCGTCCCGCGCCTGTACCGGCCCCTGGTGTGGCTGGAAGGTCTGTTCCCCGCGCTGGGCGACGCGGTCGTGCAGAAACTCATCTACCGCCGCTACGACCACAGCAGCGACACGAAACGCTGA
- a CDS encoding S8 family serine peptidase: protein MIRRHLPHALLGGLLLGSALAATSIPSLPPSPSVPVPVSPAPLEEIPPISPLTPAPRPVTPAAPSTGSAAQPVTPGDPLFASQWNLALIRMPQAWALERSAPVTVAVLDTGFVRSAELGARAVNGYDFVSDAGRAGDGSGRDADASAVGTFAYHGEVIANLIGAAHDGRGMAGINPQARIVHVRVADTEGTITVPDLVDGLKWAAGIPVPGVPANPNPAKLLNLSLFADFIPLTGCDARVQAAVDAVTARGALVIAGAANDGKDAGGYSPAGCRNVLTVTSVGEDGQRPAYANWGRSVALAAPGGDPARGIPTVSVSGPGGQRAPNGTSFAAPHATGVASLLLGVRPKLSPALLRSYLTGSATPFPGGRCDPQPGHTCGAGTLNAEGALKRALASSLGK from the coding sequence ATGATCCGCCGTCACCTGCCTCACGCGCTGCTGGGAGGCCTGCTGCTGGGCTCCGCCCTGGCCGCCACGTCCATTCCCAGTCTGCCCCCCTCGCCCAGCGTGCCCGTCCCGGTGTCCCCGGCGCCGCTGGAGGAGATCCCGCCCATCTCACCCCTGACCCCGGCGCCGCGCCCGGTCACGCCCGCTGCCCCTTCGACTGGCAGTGCGGCGCAGCCGGTGACACCGGGCGATCCGCTGTTCGCCTCTCAGTGGAACCTCGCGCTGATCCGTATGCCGCAGGCGTGGGCGCTGGAACGCAGCGCGCCCGTGACCGTGGCGGTACTGGACACCGGGTTCGTACGCAGCGCGGAACTGGGCGCGCGGGCCGTGAACGGCTACGACTTCGTCAGTGACGCCGGGCGCGCCGGGGACGGCAGCGGGCGGGACGCGGACGCCAGCGCCGTCGGGACCTTCGCGTACCACGGCGAGGTGATCGCCAACCTGATCGGCGCGGCGCACGACGGGCGCGGCATGGCGGGCATCAACCCGCAGGCGCGGATCGTGCACGTGCGCGTGGCCGACACCGAGGGCACCATCACCGTCCCGGACCTCGTGGACGGCCTGAAGTGGGCCGCCGGGATTCCCGTGCCGGGCGTGCCCGCCAACCCGAACCCGGCGAAACTGCTGAACCTCAGCCTGTTCGCGGACTTCATTCCCCTGACCGGCTGCGACGCGCGCGTCCAGGCTGCCGTGGACGCCGTCACCGCGCGCGGCGCGCTGGTCATCGCGGGCGCCGCGAACGACGGGAAGGACGCGGGTGGGTACTCCCCTGCGGGGTGCCGCAACGTCCTGACCGTCACCAGCGTCGGCGAGGACGGACAGCGGCCCGCGTACGCGAACTGGGGCCGCAGCGTCGCCCTGGCCGCGCCCGGCGGCGACCCTGCGCGCGGCATTCCCACCGTCAGCGTGAGCGGTCCCGGCGGGCAGCGCGCCCCGAACGGCACCAGCTTTGCCGCGCCGCACGCGACCGGCGTCGCCAGCCTGCTGCTGGGCGTCCGCCCGAAACTCAGCCCGGCGCTGCTGCGCTCGTACCTGACGGGCAGCGCGACCCCCTTCCCCGGTGGGCGCTGCGACCCGCAACCCGGCCACACCTGCGGCGCGGGCACCCTGAACGCCGAAGGCGCCCTGAAACGCGCCCTGGCCTCCAGCCTCGGCAAGTGA
- a CDS encoding nitrilase-related carbon-nitrogen hydrolase codes for MTAPTPQPPRHVRAVAVQPHWSARDFTTPDAFRRWMRAQLDMARPHLKPGGVNLVVLTELNGLPLVLRGGGWALRLRTFERVALALFLARLPRALPVLLRERVSPIRALQLAGIDANTELYLHTCRDLAREYGVYLCCGSAPMPRYTRHGNTLRRAPGILTNQTVLLDPHGDLIGVTDKVHLTPDEEGGGVDLTPGDLNELRVFPTPAGDLGVAISLDAFRADVIGSLAAQGCTVLLQPDANGSPWTAKEGLPPDPAHLRDQPVAWLESSWQVTAQRQIPYAVNPMVVGNLLDLTFDGQSGITGPAEEAPGLRSYVLTDPRPGFLALTPWVTDGTPDELRQAGLDRAAHSGHPLENRYREDTLHADLTLPPAARPAPPRTPHEDALHALLRGEAHAPRPSPHPGRWALAALPLLALPLLTWLRRRP; via the coding sequence ATGACTGCCCCCACCCCGCAGCCCCCGAGGCACGTCCGCGCGGTCGCCGTGCAACCCCACTGGAGTGCGCGCGACTTCACGACCCCCGACGCGTTCCGCCGCTGGATGCGCGCGCAGCTGGACATGGCCCGCCCGCACCTGAAGCCGGGCGGCGTGAACCTCGTCGTGCTGACCGAACTGAACGGCCTGCCGCTCGTGCTGCGCGGCGGCGGGTGGGCGCTGCGCCTGCGGACCTTCGAGCGGGTGGCGCTGGCGCTGTTCCTCGCGCGGCTGCCGCGCGCCCTGCCGGTCCTGCTGCGCGAACGGGTGTCACCCATCCGCGCGCTGCAACTGGCGGGCATCGACGCGAACACCGAACTGTACCTGCACACCTGCCGCGACCTGGCCCGTGAGTACGGCGTGTACCTCTGCTGCGGCAGCGCGCCCATGCCCCGCTACACGCGCCACGGGAACACCCTGCGCCGCGCGCCCGGCATCCTGACGAACCAGACCGTCCTGCTCGACCCACACGGCGACCTGATCGGCGTGACCGACAAGGTGCACCTCACCCCCGACGAGGAGGGTGGCGGCGTGGACCTCACCCCCGGCGACCTGAATGAGCTGCGGGTGTTTCCCACGCCCGCCGGGGACCTGGGCGTCGCCATCAGCCTCGACGCGTTCCGCGCGGACGTCATCGGGTCACTGGCCGCGCAGGGCTGCACCGTCCTGCTGCAACCCGACGCGAACGGCTCGCCCTGGACGGCCAAGGAGGGCCTCCCGCCCGACCCCGCGCACCTGCGCGACCAGCCCGTCGCGTGGCTGGAAAGCAGCTGGCAGGTCACCGCCCAGCGCCAGATCCCGTACGCCGTGAACCCCATGGTCGTCGGGAACCTCCTGGACCTGACCTTCGACGGGCAGAGCGGCATCACCGGCCCCGCCGAGGAAGCCCCCGGTCTACGCAGCTACGTCCTGACCGACCCACGCCCCGGCTTCCTGGCCCTGACTCCCTGGGTCACGGACGGCACCCCCGACGAACTGCGGCAGGCCGGACTGGACCGCGCCGCGCACAGCGGCCACCCCCTGGAAAACCGGTACCGCGAGGACACCCTGCACGCCGACCTGACCCTCCCGCCCGCTGCCCGCCCCGCGCCACCCCGCACCCCCCACGAGGACGCCCTGCACGCCCTGCTGCGCGGCGAGGCCCACGCCCCCCGCCCCAGCCCCCACCCCGGCCGCTGGGCACTGGCCGCGCTGCCCCTGCTGGCCCTGCCCCTCCTCACGTGGTTGCGCCGCCGCCCCTGA
- a CDS encoding allophanate hydrolase subunit 1, giving the protein MPAPSGPDLPTFEWLGDAALNVRTLLARELYASLRAHPLPGVQEAVPALDLLTLLLDAPTAGEAVQETVAARLATLTPAPGGSGRTLVVPVTFDGPDLDWCAAHAGLDRAAFVAALCAAQLEVAFLGFTPGFAFLTGLPEPLRMPRLDAPRERVPAGSVALGGPWAGVYPRETPGGWRLVGRTPMNFFDLSRAAPVPWRPGDRVRFEARA; this is encoded by the coding sequence ATGCCTGCACCCTCCGGCCCGGACCTGCCGACCTTCGAGTGGCTGGGGGACGCCGCGCTGAACGTCCGCACGCTCCTGGCCCGCGAACTGTACGCCAGCCTGCGCGCCCACCCACTGCCGGGCGTGCAGGAGGCGGTGCCCGCGCTGGACCTGCTGACCCTGCTGCTGGACGCCCCCACGGCGGGCGAGGCGGTGCAGGAGACCGTGGCGGCCCGACTGGCGACCCTGACCCCGGCGCCGGGCGGGTCGGGGCGGACGCTGGTGGTGCCCGTGACTTTCGACGGGCCGGACCTGGACTGGTGCGCGGCGCACGCGGGCCTGGACCGCGCGGCCTTCGTGGCGGCGCTGTGCGCGGCGCAGCTGGAGGTGGCGTTCCTGGGCTTCACGCCGGGCTTCGCGTTCCTGACCGGCCTGCCCGAGCCGCTGCGCATGCCGCGCCTGGACGCCCCGCGCGAGCGGGTCCCGGCGGGCAGCGTCGCGCTGGGCGGCCCCTGGGCCGGCGTGTACCCGCGTGAGACGCCGGGCGGCTGGCGACTGGTGGGCCGCACGCCCATGAACTTCTTCGACCTGTCCCGCGCGGCCCCGGTCCCGTGGCGGCCCGGCGACCGGGTGCGCTTCGAGGCCCGCGCGTGA
- a CDS encoding biotin-dependent carboxyltransferase family protein, with amino-acid sequence MSPSRGGAVGATVLRPGVQSSVQDAGRRVRALGVPAGGAADPVARRLANALVGNAPDAAGLEVTLGGPTVLFHEAALISLCGAPFDATLDGAPLPLWRAVQVQTGQTLTVGGTARGLRAFLAVRGGLHGHEVFGSRATDLRAGFGGVQGRALRPGDHLTWSPLPAQAARRAFIAPDLRTPTGPHHELRVLGTGDLTADLRESLLARPFTVSPQADRMGARLTESVAAPRDPARPSVPNVPGLLQLPPDGRPILLLPDAGTHGGYPTPLVVITADLPRLGQLRPGDTLTLREVTREDAHAAHLTQERALRQAEWMLRQAVVSGK; translated from the coding sequence GTGAGCCCCTCGCGGGGCGGCGCGGTCGGGGCGACCGTCCTGCGGCCCGGCGTGCAGAGCAGCGTGCAGGACGCCGGGCGGCGCGTGCGGGCGCTGGGCGTCCCGGCGGGCGGCGCGGCGGACCCGGTCGCCCGGCGGCTGGCGAACGCCTTGGTGGGCAACGCGCCGGACGCGGCGGGCCTGGAGGTCACGCTGGGCGGCCCGACGGTCCTCTTTCACGAGGCGGCGCTGATCAGTCTGTGCGGCGCGCCGTTCGACGCGACGCTGGACGGCGCGCCGCTGCCGCTGTGGCGGGCCGTCCAGGTGCAGACCGGGCAGACCCTGACGGTCGGCGGGACCGCGCGGGGCCTGCGGGCCTTCCTGGCGGTGCGCGGCGGTCTGCACGGGCATGAGGTGTTCGGCAGTCGCGCCACGGACCTACGTGCGGGTTTCGGCGGGGTGCAGGGGCGGGCGCTGCGGCCCGGCGATCACCTGACATGGTCTCCCCTGCCCGCGCAGGCGGCGCGGCGGGCGTTCATCGCGCCGGACCTCCGCACGCCCACCGGGCCCCACCACGAGCTGCGGGTGCTCGGCACGGGCGACCTGACGGCCGACCTGCGCGAGTCGCTGCTGGCGCGGCCCTTCACGGTCAGTCCGCAGGCGGACCGCATGGGCGCCCGCCTGACCGAGTCCGTCGCGGCCCCGCGGGACCCGGCGCGGCCCAGCGTCCCGAACGTGCCGGGCCTGCTGCAACTGCCACCCGACGGCCGCCCGATCCTGCTGCTGCCCGACGCGGGCACGCACGGCGGGTACCCCACGCCGCTGGTCGTGATCACGGCGGACCTGCCCCGCCTGGGCCAGTTGCGCCCCGGCGACACTCTGACCCTGCGCGAGGTGACCCGCGAGGACGCCCACGCCGCGCACCTCACGCAGGAACGAGCGCTGCGGCAGGCGGAGTGGATGCTGAGACAGGCAGTGGTGAGTGGGAAGTAG
- a CDS encoding S41 family peptidase produces MTRARLLLLPLLLAACTPTPAPPVPGDDVPTVPRATRPARPSCVLNPEWLSALGGPAGLMGVNLRAPLRAQATPSLFDQLLDVREAINGSYWGESGVDLQALHEQAETGARTAFGNLRAADLTTQTDAFMNDYVDGVRDGHTYFLDAAGFRAFRDSLSAAPTPTPRLGVRWAAVPGEDGAVLLDAFPEWPAAQAGLTRGDTLLSIGGQPLTRQPGDSDAAHAARLSTLLGQASAAGAPVTVTYRRAQAGAETTASTTVTPRVLSSAPLPYARTVAPGTVLLRLPTFATSGVAQQVHALIGGAHRAGATHLILDLRGNGGGLLSEAIGVAGALVGDRAGETIETLDGQDVTYAYRNGQVLAGVNCAPTSPVLGVGTPARWTGRLTILVNEGSASASEIVAQLAAQTGATLTGERSYGVGNTVTVIGAISGDRGLSVTIGRANDLRGQPLTPDVTPAPVTPDDLRALAHGHDLPLEAALK; encoded by the coding sequence GTGACCCGCGCCCGACTCCTGCTGCTGCCGCTGCTGCTGGCCGCCTGTACGCCCACGCCCGCGCCGCCCGTCCCGGGTGACGACGTCCCCACCGTCCCGCGCGCCACCCGGCCCGCAAGGCCCAGCTGCGTCCTGAACCCCGAGTGGCTGTCCGCGCTGGGCGGCCCGGCCGGGCTGATGGGCGTGAACCTCCGCGCGCCGCTGCGCGCCCAGGCGACCCCCAGCCTGTTCGACCAGCTGCTGGACGTGCGCGAGGCCATCAACGGCAGCTACTGGGGCGAGTCCGGCGTGGACCTCCAGGCGCTGCACGAGCAGGCCGAAACGGGCGCCCGCACGGCGTTCGGGAACCTGCGCGCCGCCGACCTGACCACGCAGACCGACGCGTTCATGAACGACTACGTGGACGGCGTGCGCGACGGACACACCTACTTCCTGGACGCCGCCGGGTTCAGGGCGTTCCGGGACAGCCTGAGCGCGGCGCCCACCCCCACGCCCCGCCTGGGCGTGCGCTGGGCGGCGGTGCCCGGCGAGGATGGCGCGGTGCTGCTCGACGCGTTCCCGGAGTGGCCCGCCGCGCAGGCCGGACTGACGCGCGGCGACACCCTGCTGAGCATCGGCGGGCAGCCCCTGACCCGCCAGCCCGGGGACAGCGACGCGGCGCACGCCGCGCGCCTGAGCACGCTGCTGGGGCAGGCCAGCGCCGCCGGGGCGCCCGTGACCGTCACGTACCGCCGCGCGCAGGCGGGCGCCGAGACGACCGCCAGCACGACCGTCACGCCCCGCGTCCTCAGCAGCGCGCCCCTGCCGTACGCGCGCACCGTCGCGCCCGGCACCGTGCTGCTGCGCCTGCCGACCTTCGCCACGTCCGGCGTCGCGCAGCAGGTGCACGCCCTGATCGGGGGCGCGCATCGCGCGGGCGCGACCCACCTGATCCTCGACCTGCGCGGCAACGGCGGCGGCCTGCTGTCCGAGGCGATCGGCGTGGCCGGCGCCCTGGTCGGCGACCGCGCCGGGGAGACCATCGAGACCCTGGACGGGCAGGACGTCACCTACGCGTACCGGAACGGGCAGGTGCTCGCGGGCGTGAACTGCGCCCCGACCAGCCCGGTCCTGGGCGTCGGCACCCCCGCCCGCTGGACGGGCCGACTGACCATCCTCGTGAACGAGGGGTCCGCCAGCGCCTCCGAGATCGTCGCACAACTGGCCGCGCAGACCGGGGCCACCCTGACCGGGGAACGCAGCTACGGCGTCGGGAACACCGTGACCGTGATCGGCGCCATCAGCGGTGACCGGGGCCTGAGCGTCACCATCGGCCGCGCGAACGACCTGCGCGGCCAGCCCCTCACGCCCGACGTGACCCCCGCTCCCGTCACCCCGGACGACCTGCGCGCCCTCGCCCACGGGCACGACCTGCCCCTGGAAGCCGCACTGAAATAA